Proteins encoded by one window of Phytohabitans houttuyneae:
- a CDS encoding DNA-processing protein DprA: MDAVHSERSVRAALGWLAEPGDQRLQQVLQVHGPAEVGHLLSRGQVPVAVRAELRNLPRPLLWEQASAALARAERTGWRVVIPSDEQWPAGLSTVVDGWQPICLWACGPGQLPQLTTSVTVVGSRAATSYGQHLAAGLAGELAARGWTVVSTPAFGVDGCALRGALVADPARAVAVVPHGGDQIHPPQQRTLLGQLAERGLLVSAWPAGARPNHERRRVNLTLLAAMSAGTVVVEASLRSAAVQVARRAAAAGRLGMVVPGPVTSAMSAGCHHLLRTDGRIRLVTDVDDIVADLPHRGDQPRPGVWDDRHA, encoded by the coding sequence ATGGACGCCGTCCACAGTGAACGGAGCGTCCGGGCCGCGCTCGGCTGGCTCGCTGAGCCCGGCGACCAGCGCCTGCAGCAGGTGCTGCAGGTGCACGGCCCGGCCGAGGTAGGGCATCTGCTGTCCCGCGGGCAGGTGCCGGTCGCCGTGCGGGCGGAGCTACGGAACCTGCCGCGGCCCCTTCTGTGGGAGCAGGCCAGCGCCGCGCTGGCCCGGGCTGAGCGCACCGGCTGGCGGGTCGTCATCCCCTCGGACGAGCAGTGGCCAGCCGGGCTGTCGACGGTGGTTGACGGCTGGCAGCCGATCTGCCTGTGGGCGTGTGGACCCGGCCAGCTGCCGCAGCTGACCACGTCGGTCACGGTGGTCGGGTCCCGGGCCGCGACCAGCTACGGCCAGCACCTGGCCGCCGGCCTGGCCGGCGAGCTCGCCGCCCGGGGGTGGACAGTGGTGTCCACCCCCGCGTTCGGCGTCGACGGTTGTGCGCTGCGCGGTGCGCTCGTCGCCGATCCCGCTCGCGCGGTCGCGGTGGTGCCGCACGGCGGGGACCAGATCCATCCACCGCAGCAGCGGACGTTGCTGGGTCAGCTGGCCGAGCGGGGACTGCTGGTCAGCGCGTGGCCGGCTGGGGCCCGACCGAACCACGAACGCCGCCGTGTCAACCTGACCCTGCTCGCGGCCATGTCCGCCGGCACGGTGGTGGTCGAGGCGTCCCTGCGCAGCGCCGCGGTGCAGGTCGCCCGCCGGGCGGCCGCCGCGGGCCGGCTGGGCATGGTCGTGCCCGGCCCGGTCACCTCGGCGATGTCGGCCGGCTGCCACCACCTGCTACGCACCGATGGGCGCATCCGCCTGGTCACCGACGTCGACGACATCGTCGCCGACCTGCCGCACCGCGGTGACCAGCCCCGGCCGGGGGTCTGGGATGACCGACACGCCTGA
- a CDS encoding DinB family protein — MSEAGAVDLAFAQAFSSIVGGFFSPIWHHLDDLDFGGLVVPGSYTAPVTQFVQQPDYTGAEFIDLSMAGATFREVDLTGARMRGVLLFNADIDGAINGLRINGVEIMPLVEAELDRLHPERLRLRPSTPETARDAVDAIEELWHATVRRASALPEEAVFRSVHGEWSLAQTLRHTIFVVDAWYGHATALRPNPFHPIGVPASFTTNGAEFGIDASAKPTLDDILAVRAERIADLRAYLARVTQEELDRVRGPNTTIGCPPPAERTAIKCLQVIVNDQWAHAQFANRDLATLEQEYA; from the coding sequence ATGTCGGAAGCCGGTGCCGTTGACCTGGCGTTCGCTCAGGCTTTCTCATCGATTGTCGGCGGATTCTTCTCACCGATCTGGCATCATCTTGATGATCTTGATTTTGGTGGTCTTGTCGTACCGGGCTCCTACACTGCGCCGGTGACGCAATTCGTACAGCAGCCCGACTACACGGGCGCAGAGTTCATCGACCTGTCAATGGCCGGCGCAACCTTCCGCGAGGTGGATCTCACCGGCGCGCGGATGCGCGGCGTACTCCTGTTCAACGCCGACATCGACGGGGCGATCAACGGGCTACGCATCAACGGGGTGGAGATCATGCCGTTGGTCGAAGCCGAGCTGGATCGCCTGCACCCCGAACGGCTGCGACTGCGGCCGAGCACACCCGAGACGGCGCGCGACGCGGTGGATGCCATCGAGGAGCTGTGGCACGCGACGGTCCGACGCGCGAGCGCGCTGCCGGAAGAAGCGGTCTTCCGATCAGTCCACGGCGAATGGTCACTCGCCCAAACCCTGCGCCACACGATCTTCGTCGTGGACGCCTGGTATGGCCACGCGACAGCCCTTCGCCCGAACCCGTTCCATCCGATCGGCGTGCCCGCATCGTTCACCACCAACGGTGCCGAGTTCGGCATCGACGCCTCGGCCAAGCCCACCCTCGACGACATCCTCGCCGTGCGCGCCGAGCGAATCGCCGATCTGCGCGCGTACCTGGCGCGGGTCACGCAGGAGGAACTGGACCGGGTGCGCGGGCCGAACACCACGATCGGCTGCCCGCCGCCCGCCGAACGTACCGCGATCAAGTGCCTGCAAGTCATCGTCAATGACCAGTGGGCACACGCGCAATTCGCCAACCGCGACCTGGCCACCCTGGAACAGGAGTATGCGTGA
- a CDS encoding DUF4192 domain-containing protein codes for MSEFDSTPSSGPTRIAARNAGDVVALVPYLLGFHPESSIVVLGLRATTVDFATRMDLPEGDLPRDVLRHLASILAEMVARQGGDAAVVIGYGAASQVDPLLDFVGSALAGRHVELIERVRVTDGRYYTVHCDDPRCCPAAGTELPIHGVAVAQAVFAGHTALPNRAAFAAQLAAESGQARQVMLDALGSAAASLLAMVEAPTTVPAEGTAGSAAEDAIREMGYQAVREALRRYEHGGRLDDDEAARLLLLLQRTDVLVAAWKRSRPRDAHQRLWTDLTRRAPEDLLPEPACLLAFTAWRCGSGALARVALDRALAANPDHDAARIMSQLLDSGVSPTTWVDGEPGDGDPNPEHGST; via the coding sequence ATGTCTGAATTCGACTCCACACCGAGCTCCGGGCCGACACGGATCGCCGCCAGGAACGCCGGCGACGTTGTAGCCCTGGTCCCGTATCTGCTCGGTTTCCACCCCGAGTCCAGCATCGTCGTGCTTGGACTACGCGCTACAACCGTGGACTTCGCTACCCGGATGGATCTTCCGGAAGGCGACCTCCCACGTGACGTGCTCCGCCATCTGGCCAGCATCCTGGCGGAGATGGTCGCCCGCCAGGGCGGCGACGCCGCCGTCGTGATCGGGTACGGCGCGGCCAGTCAGGTCGATCCACTCCTGGACTTCGTTGGATCCGCCCTTGCTGGCCGGCATGTCGAGCTGATCGAGCGGGTGCGGGTCACCGACGGGCGCTACTACACCGTCCACTGCGACGACCCGCGCTGCTGCCCTGCGGCCGGCACCGAACTGCCGATCCACGGCGTGGCGGTGGCACAGGCGGTCTTCGCCGGCCACACCGCCCTGCCTAACCGTGCCGCCTTCGCCGCGCAGCTGGCCGCCGAAAGCGGACAGGCCCGGCAGGTCATGCTCGACGCGCTGGGATCTGCCGCGGCGAGCCTGCTCGCCATGGTCGAGGCGCCGACGACGGTGCCGGCGGAGGGCACCGCGGGTTCGGCGGCCGAGGACGCCATCCGCGAGATGGGTTACCAGGCTGTTCGGGAAGCCTTGCGCCGGTACGAGCACGGCGGCCGGCTCGACGATGACGAGGCCGCCCGGCTGCTGCTGCTACTCCAGCGCACCGATGTGCTGGTAGCCGCGTGGAAGCGCAGCCGGCCTCGGGACGCGCATCAGCGGCTGTGGACAGACTTGACCCGCCGCGCCCCCGAGGACCTGCTACCGGAACCAGCGTGCCTGCTGGCCTTCACCGCGTGGCGGTGCGGCAGCGGCGCCCTCGCCCGGGTGGCCCTCGACCGTGCTTTGGCCGCGAATCCCGACCACGACGCAGCCAGGATCATGTCGCAGCTGCTTGACTCGGGTGTGTCGCCGACCACATGGGTTGACGGCGAACCCGGAGACGGTGACCCCAATCCCGAACACGGCAGCACCTAG
- a CDS encoding GGDEF domain-containing protein produces the protein MAGWRRHRVRLLAAAGILAAAGCMLLLLTGDPPMVTVACAGAAAVFVAGYRSAAVGTRALLAAAYTDPLTGLPTRAVADHLMAEADRAGGWLGVVVADVDNLNDINVAGHAEGDRYLATIARRLTEAVGHRGTAVRLGGDEFAVFSTDLSADQLRTAVRACLADPTVVAGISVRPRVSVGVAARITGRAGYALACADAAMRTVKAAGGDNIAVYRPDRDGVPPREGLRPQLRRRDHPPGRQPLAGPVDRLLRLYLTAAEAHGVHYALQNLHDRWAQASRAGGADVRPPGMAGTASPGLASVHAAAWQASIGRLCQVEADRYGRLAQRVLQIIDRANALP, from the coding sequence TTGGCTGGCTGGCGTCGGCACCGCGTCCGCCTGCTGGCCGCCGCCGGCATCCTCGCCGCGGCCGGCTGCATGCTTCTGCTGCTCACCGGTGACCCGCCGATGGTCACCGTGGCGTGCGCCGGCGCCGCGGCGGTGTTCGTGGCCGGCTACCGCAGCGCCGCGGTGGGAACACGTGCCTTGCTCGCCGCCGCCTACACCGACCCGCTGACCGGTCTGCCCACCCGCGCTGTTGCCGACCATCTGATGGCAGAAGCCGACCGGGCCGGTGGCTGGTTGGGTGTCGTGGTGGCCGACGTGGACAACCTGAACGACATCAACGTCGCCGGGCATGCCGAAGGCGACCGCTACCTTGCCACGATCGCGCGGCGCCTCACCGAGGCAGTCGGCCACCGCGGCACCGCGGTGCGGCTCGGCGGGGACGAATTCGCGGTGTTCAGCACCGACCTGTCCGCCGACCAGCTCCGGACCGCGGTGCGGGCGTGCCTGGCCGATCCGACCGTGGTCGCCGGGATATCGGTGCGGCCGAGGGTCAGCGTCGGCGTCGCCGCCCGAATCACCGGCCGTGCCGGCTATGCGTTGGCGTGCGCGGACGCGGCGATGCGCACCGTCAAGGCGGCCGGCGGTGACAACATCGCCGTCTACCGCCCCGACCGTGACGGCGTCCCGCCGCGCGAGGGCCTGCGGCCGCAGTTGCGCCGCCGCGACCACCCGCCGGGCCGGCAACCGCTGGCCGGTCCCGTTGATCGGCTGCTGCGCCTGTACCTCACCGCGGCCGAAGCACACGGTGTCCACTACGCGCTGCAGAACCTGCACGATCGGTGGGCGCAGGCCAGCCGCGCCGGCGGCGCGGATGTCCGCCCACCCGGCATGGCCGGCACCGCTTCGCCGGGGTTGGCCAGCGTCCACGCCGCGGCCTGGCAGGCCAGCATCGGCCGCCTCTGCCAGGTCGAGGCCGACCGCTACGGCCGTCTGGCCCAGCGAGTGCTCCAGATCATCGACCGCGCAAACGCGCTGCCCTGA
- a CDS encoding DUF932 domain-containing protein, with amino-acid sequence MRHTRSGRDRIAEARRTLGLSVSYFDRFAVEQEALARTDLALAEYRRVVDDLWPAPADDASTRAKNWHQRRTDELVGLYAANAARLGATAYAAERALTEYADWRQVIRPTGSLRGNNLAARATAVLEGGNDAVKSRAHQRLLTLVRR; translated from the coding sequence GTGCGGCACACCCGCAGCGGCCGTGACCGCATCGCCGAAGCCCGCCGCACGCTGGGGCTGTCGGTCAGCTACTTCGACCGGTTCGCCGTCGAGCAGGAGGCGTTGGCCCGCACTGATCTGGCGTTGGCTGAGTACCGGCGGGTGGTCGATGACCTGTGGCCGGCGCCGGCCGATGATGCCTCCACCCGCGCCAAGAACTGGCACCAGCGCCGTACTGACGAACTGGTTGGCCTCTACGCCGCCAACGCCGCGCGGCTGGGAGCCACGGCCTACGCCGCCGAACGGGCGCTGACCGAGTACGCCGACTGGCGGCAGGTGATCCGCCCGACCGGGTCGTTGCGGGGCAACAATTTGGCCGCTCGCGCGACCGCTGTCCTGGAAGGCGGCAACGACGCCGTCAAGAGCCGCGCACACCAGCGTTTGCTCACGCTGGTCCGTCGCTAA